A single window of Pseudomonas marginalis DNA harbors:
- a CDS encoding site-specific integrase, giving the protein MGRERTSGSGLETELAKHKGIEIHGGYLRVVFMWRRIRCRESLGLPVTKANIKHAALLRAAIIHEIKTGHFDYNRHFPNSKNATNYSNVKDERLASLMDRYKPLKAVDITPMTEEKYGYALDICIALLGPERLARILLPEDIQLLRTQLIATRAPSTANHYLATFAGFLAWCEKNSYCRKGLSAACIRFAMTGREPDPLTKSEFEQLISKGCLHPQDSAAITLAVYTGLRPGEMCALAVEDIDLVAGQINIIRAITADGTFKVPKTGKPRTVLLMPPAVEACKVLIGLVAGYAPREIVVYLNRHEKRIETVTPLLSPMTQARKKIINPWFIPTSWNTKWAAIQKRSGIRQRRPYQTRHTYACWCLTARGNLAFISKQMGHKDFTMLVEVYAKWMDDESSGELKRIWRNLQS; this is encoded by the coding sequence GTGGGCCGAGAGCGCACCTCAGGAAGCGGCCTAGAAACCGAACTGGCAAAGCACAAAGGGATTGAGATACACGGCGGCTACCTGCGCGTCGTGTTTATGTGGCGACGTATACGCTGCCGCGAATCCCTCGGCCTTCCGGTAACCAAAGCCAATATTAAACATGCAGCTCTACTAAGGGCAGCCATTATCCATGAAATTAAAACTGGGCACTTCGACTACAACCGTCACTTCCCCAACTCGAAGAACGCGACCAATTACAGCAACGTAAAGGACGAACGCCTGGCCTCGTTAATGGACCGTTACAAACCACTCAAGGCCGTCGACATCACCCCGATGACCGAAGAGAAATATGGCTATGCGCTGGATATTTGCATCGCGCTATTAGGTCCTGAACGATTGGCACGCATTCTTTTGCCCGAAGATATCCAGTTACTCAGGACACAATTGATCGCCACCCGTGCTCCGTCAACCGCGAACCACTACCTAGCCACGTTCGCCGGCTTCCTGGCCTGGTGTGAAAAGAACAGCTACTGCCGCAAAGGCCTGTCAGCCGCATGCATACGATTTGCGATGACAGGACGTGAACCAGATCCGCTAACAAAAAGCGAGTTCGAACAACTGATCAGCAAAGGATGCCTTCATCCACAAGATTCAGCGGCGATCACCCTCGCGGTCTACACGGGCCTTCGCCCGGGAGAGATGTGTGCACTAGCTGTCGAAGACATCGACCTAGTTGCAGGGCAGATAAATATCATCCGAGCAATAACCGCAGATGGCACATTCAAAGTCCCGAAGACTGGAAAACCTCGGACTGTGCTTCTGATGCCACCAGCCGTCGAAGCCTGCAAAGTTTTGATAGGACTGGTTGCAGGCTATGCGCCTCGCGAGATCGTGGTGTACCTGAACCGTCACGAGAAACGCATAGAAACAGTTACCCCGTTGCTATCCCCGATGACACAAGCCCGCAAGAAAATTATCAATCCATGGTTCATTCCCACATCGTGGAACACAAAGTGGGCAGCAATTCAAAAGCGCTCGGGTATCCGCCAGCGCCGGCCATACCAGACCCGGCATACCTATGCCTGCTGGTGCCTGACCGCTCGAGGCAACCTTGCATTTATTTCAAAACAAATGGGACACAAGGACTTTACGATGCTCGTTGAGGTCTACGCTAAATGGATGGACGACGAATCCTCAGGAGAACTGAAACGAATTTGGAGAAATTTGCAGAGCTAA
- a CDS encoding DUF6148 family protein, whose product MAITLEQAQGQLQAWLDASMKVSQKQSYRIGTRQLEYADLAEITKTIDYWQQQVDRLESGRTRGIVLRGITPR is encoded by the coding sequence ATGGCTATCACCCTGGAACAAGCGCAGGGCCAGCTGCAAGCCTGGCTCGATGCGAGCATGAAGGTCAGCCAAAAGCAGAGCTATCGCATCGGCACCCGGCAACTGGAATACGCCGACCTTGCCGAAATCACCAAGACGATCGACTACTGGCAACAGCAAGTTGATCGCCTGGAGAGCGGTCGCACTCGGGGGATCGTCCTGCGTGGGATTACGCCGCGATGA
- a CDS encoding phosphohydrolase — protein sequence MNWILTHTGKRFDLFEPDADMIDPRDISHSLAHLCRFNGHTREFYSVAQHSCIVAELVPEEYKLAALLHDATEAYLGDMTRPLKQWMPYYRGFEDVIWMRVCERFDLDLDLPACVYIADLMALATERRDLMPTDAAIWDCLVGIEPMVEIIRPWPAAEARLTYHQRLMDQLAIEHRRKAA from the coding sequence ATGAACTGGATCCTCACCCACACCGGCAAGCGTTTTGACCTGTTCGAACCTGACGCCGACATGATCGATCCACGGGATATTTCCCACTCACTGGCACACCTCTGCCGCTTCAACGGGCACACCCGCGAGTTCTACAGCGTGGCCCAACACAGCTGCATCGTCGCTGAGCTGGTGCCAGAAGAATACAAGCTCGCTGCCCTGCTCCACGACGCGACCGAAGCCTACCTGGGCGACATGACGCGCCCACTCAAGCAGTGGATGCCCTACTACCGTGGCTTCGAGGACGTGATCTGGATGCGCGTTTGTGAGCGCTTCGATCTGGACTTGGATCTTCCTGCCTGCGTGTACATAGCCGACCTGATGGCACTAGCGACCGAGCGCCGCGACCTCATGCCAACCGATGCGGCTATATGGGATTGCTTGGTCGGCATCGAACCCATGGTTGAAATCATCCGCCCATGGCCTGCCGCAGAAGCCCGACTCACCTACCACCAGCGACTGATGGACCAACTTGCTATTGAACACCGGAGGAAAGCGGCATGA
- a CDS encoding VapE domain-containing protein, giving the protein MTNHELLDDVLAQLQHYGLKPETPLVIGKRTRCECDGDKAPEKTGWYVIYEHLTGDGKTLYCGAFGDWRQGEKGSWQKIKPKGGRLSAEDRAVMRARAEEGQRKAALAEDRKHRTAARRAAGMWKHLSEKGGSRYLDAKRVVGIGLRYKAKSGTAFVPMRNVKGDIVGLQVLYPEKQAATGRNKTYWPYGLAKEGAFHLIGPEPEPGDVILIAEGYATGASLHMATSLTVCICFDAGNLLPVAQAMRTKYPGRQLVFCADDDWKTVVNGHPYNAGVIKAGNASVVVGGQVVMPVFDNDREDGWTDFNDLHCAEGMDTVRRQVLAVVRPSTDEGWREKLQYSEKGGLIVHPFNVALILGNDKRWAGVIAWDSFSSKTRKLRTPPYGGGKGDWTDLDDIRVALWLADVYGLRVKTAHVVEAVSAVANDNSYHPVREYLDSLEWDGVRRLERWLQDRLGVMDSSYTRKVGKRWMISAVARVCRPGCKADSMLILEGLQGEGKSTAARVLGGEWFMDTSFDLSSKDAYQAIRGKWIVEMAELDSLNKAESTKAKQFVSSPIDTYRESYGRRMLDVPRQSVFIGTTNQDEYLKDDTGNRRYWPVMCTKVDLEGLRADRDQLWAEALACFRAGDIWWVERDEADVFAAEQDQRYQADMWEDLVVGYLADKHIGDTVTGAHLLEHALNIDPSHWGRPEQMRIGKIMHRMNWPRRRKGNCVRGVRSYEYVKPPEWKRGSAVPRQETAF; this is encoded by the coding sequence ATGACCAATCACGAACTACTCGATGATGTGTTGGCCCAGTTGCAGCACTACGGGCTTAAACCAGAAACCCCACTGGTGATTGGTAAGCGAACGCGTTGCGAGTGCGACGGTGATAAGGCCCCGGAGAAAACGGGTTGGTATGTGATCTATGAGCATCTGACTGGTGACGGCAAAACACTGTATTGCGGCGCTTTTGGCGACTGGCGTCAGGGTGAAAAAGGCAGTTGGCAGAAGATCAAGCCAAAGGGCGGGCGGCTGAGCGCTGAAGATCGAGCGGTGATGCGCGCCAGGGCCGAGGAAGGCCAGCGCAAGGCCGCCCTGGCTGAGGACCGAAAGCACCGCACTGCCGCCCGGCGCGCTGCTGGTATGTGGAAGCACCTATCTGAAAAGGGCGGTTCGCGTTACTTGGATGCCAAGCGGGTAGTCGGCATCGGTCTGCGTTACAAGGCAAAGAGCGGTACGGCTTTCGTGCCGATGCGCAATGTGAAGGGCGATATTGTCGGGCTACAAGTGCTGTACCCGGAAAAGCAGGCTGCTACGGGCAGGAACAAAACCTACTGGCCGTACGGTTTGGCTAAAGAAGGCGCGTTTCATCTGATCGGCCCCGAGCCAGAGCCGGGCGACGTGATTTTGATCGCAGAGGGATACGCGACAGGCGCCAGCCTGCACATGGCGACCTCACTGACGGTGTGCATTTGCTTTGATGCCGGCAACTTGCTGCCGGTGGCACAAGCCATGCGCACAAAGTATCCCGGCCGGCAGTTGGTGTTTTGCGCTGATGATGATTGGAAGACTGTAGTGAATGGGCACCCGTATAACGCGGGGGTAATCAAGGCTGGCAATGCGTCGGTTGTGGTCGGTGGGCAGGTGGTTATGCCGGTATTCGACAACGACCGGGAAGACGGCTGGACGGATTTTAACGATTTGCACTGTGCTGAGGGCATGGACACGGTGCGCCGCCAGGTGTTGGCGGTGGTTCGACCCTCTACCGATGAGGGGTGGCGTGAGAAGCTGCAGTATTCTGAAAAAGGAGGATTGATCGTACACCCATTCAACGTGGCATTGATTCTGGGTAACGATAAACGCTGGGCCGGCGTAATCGCCTGGGATTCGTTCAGTTCGAAGACGCGCAAGCTGCGTACACCTCCGTATGGCGGTGGTAAGGGGGACTGGACCGATCTTGACGACATCAGGGTGGCGCTGTGGCTTGCTGATGTTTACGGGCTACGGGTGAAAACTGCCCACGTTGTTGAGGCTGTCAGTGCGGTGGCGAATGACAACTCATACCACCCGGTGCGAGAGTATCTAGACAGCCTTGAGTGGGATGGCGTGCGACGCCTTGAGCGTTGGTTGCAGGATCGGTTGGGTGTTATGGATAGTTCGTACACCCGCAAGGTGGGCAAGCGCTGGATGATTTCTGCGGTGGCCCGCGTTTGTCGACCTGGCTGCAAGGCTGACTCAATGTTGATTTTGGAAGGCTTGCAGGGCGAGGGGAAATCCACGGCTGCGCGGGTATTAGGCGGCGAGTGGTTCATGGATACATCGTTTGACCTGAGCAGCAAAGACGCCTATCAGGCGATCCGAGGCAAGTGGATTGTTGAGATGGCCGAGCTGGACTCACTGAACAAGGCAGAGTCGACCAAGGCCAAGCAGTTCGTCTCATCGCCCATCGACACCTACCGCGAGAGCTATGGCCGGCGAATGCTGGATGTGCCCCGGCAGAGCGTTTTTATCGGCACGACCAACCAGGATGAGTACCTGAAGGACGACACGGGCAACCGCCGTTACTGGCCGGTGATGTGTACAAAAGTTGATCTTGAGGGCCTGAGAGCCGACCGTGATCAACTCTGGGCCGAAGCGTTAGCCTGTTTTCGCGCAGGTGACATATGGTGGGTGGAGCGCGATGAGGCTGATGTGTTTGCGGCTGAGCAGGATCAGCGTTATCAGGCTGATATGTGGGAAGACCTGGTGGTCGGCTACCTGGCCGACAAGCATATTGGCGATACGGTGACAGGCGCGCACTTGCTTGAGCATGCGCTTAACATCGACCCAAGCCACTGGGGTAGACCCGAACAAATGCGCATCGGCAAGATTATGCATCGGATGAATTGGCCCCGCCGGCGCAAGGGTAACTGTGTGCGTGGTGTGCGCAGCTATGAGTATGTGAAACCGCCGGAGTGGAAGCGAGGGTCGGCGGTGCCCAGGCAGGAGACCGCATTTTGA
- a CDS encoding phage terminase large subunit family protein — MRKTLARSLLAAATKFSPPRDIPTAQYLSTEFHLPAEGAVLRGLYDFQYTPYFLGVAAALDDPKVREVDLMKAAQIGWTWFLIGFLFKVIQHLPRPILILFPREKDGKNFHDEKIFFGVNVNKKVAKLMPVNTSRTAGNRWDHKNFPGGFLKLVASNSPGNVKSTSSVGLSVVEEPDDTSDDVKGQGDAVALLEERGKRYPGSKMLVGGTPAIKGASKTEARLALTDCRVLPIICHACGQAHVLDFAHIRWLDIPEEVQPHEIYGRADPETAGYACPHCGDIWDDYQRKENIRNTVFNAIDAGDPYCGWVPTKPFFGRAGFIELNELYACLPGTHLAEIVREKLNAEHRASLGDLSVLIKFVNQKQGRAYEYKSDLPEADKLAERAEDYPEMFVPMGGLVITAGVDVQHDRLAVVMRAWGRGEESWLIYWGEIYGEVVLPDQGVWLDLEKLLFAPIPHACGAKLRVMAVSLDTSDGTITQDAAYAFCRKHQRRRVMAIKGASERGNTRADERMEIFSAPRQGVDTDKEQKASKYGLRPYMVGTSRAKDLWIEGRLPLTGNGPGRMHFYKTVRPDYFRQITAEVKAPSRLHHYRKVWQKKSGQPNEGTDCETYALHAARSLKTHLMREHDWAGLDAQIRQGALFDPPESDQSETDPDPDTDGGNPEPTPPVEPPNLPPSGGRVVSGRRSAMRVLSQRRN, encoded by the coding sequence ATGCGCAAAACCTTGGCGCGCAGCTTGTTGGCAGCAGCGACGAAGTTCAGCCCGCCGCGTGACATCCCGACGGCGCAGTATCTGAGTACCGAATTTCACTTACCTGCTGAGGGTGCTGTGTTGCGCGGCCTCTATGATTTCCAATACACACCTTACTTCCTTGGCGTTGCCGCTGCTCTGGACGATCCCAAGGTCCGTGAAGTGGACCTGATGAAGGCCGCACAGATCGGCTGGACATGGTTCCTGATCGGTTTTCTTTTCAAAGTGATCCAGCACCTGCCGCGCCCGATCTTGATCCTGTTTCCCAGGGAAAAAGATGGCAAAAACTTTCATGACGAAAAGATCTTCTTCGGTGTCAACGTCAACAAAAAAGTGGCGAAGTTGATGCCGGTCAATACCAGCCGCACTGCGGGCAATCGCTGGGACCACAAGAACTTCCCCGGCGGGTTTCTTAAATTGGTGGCATCGAACTCTCCCGGTAACGTCAAATCCACGTCATCGGTTGGCTTGTCGGTGGTGGAAGAACCGGACGACACCAGCGATGACGTTAAGGGGCAGGGGGATGCGGTCGCCCTGCTGGAGGAGCGCGGTAAGCGTTATCCCGGTTCAAAAATGTTGGTTGGTGGGACGCCTGCTATCAAGGGCGCGAGCAAGACCGAGGCTCGATTGGCGCTTACTGACTGCCGGGTACTGCCGATTATCTGCCATGCCTGCGGCCAGGCTCACGTATTGGACTTTGCCCACATTCGGTGGCTCGATATTCCAGAGGAGGTACAGCCCCACGAGATTTACGGGCGTGCGGATCCGGAAACGGCTGGCTACGCCTGCCCGCACTGTGGCGATATTTGGGACGATTACCAGCGAAAAGAAAACATCCGCAACACGGTGTTCAATGCGATTGACGCGGGCGATCCTTACTGCGGTTGGGTACCGACCAAACCTTTTTTCGGGCGCGCTGGATTCATTGAACTCAACGAACTCTACGCATGTTTACCCGGTACCCACCTGGCCGAAATTGTTCGCGAGAAACTCAATGCAGAACACCGCGCATCGCTGGGCGACCTATCGGTGTTGATCAAGTTCGTCAACCAGAAACAGGGCCGTGCCTACGAGTACAAATCCGACCTGCCTGAGGCCGATAAACTGGCTGAGCGAGCGGAGGACTACCCGGAAATGTTTGTGCCCATGGGGGGGCTGGTGATCACCGCGGGGGTCGACGTGCAGCACGATCGTCTGGCGGTGGTGATGCGGGCCTGGGGCCGAGGCGAGGAATCCTGGCTGATCTACTGGGGGGAGATCTACGGCGAGGTGGTGCTACCTGACCAGGGCGTCTGGCTGGATCTGGAAAAGTTGCTGTTTGCGCCGATCCCACACGCCTGCGGCGCCAAGCTGAGAGTGATGGCAGTGTCGCTTGATACTTCGGACGGCACTATTACCCAAGATGCTGCGTATGCGTTTTGCCGTAAGCATCAGCGCAGGCGAGTGATGGCGATCAAGGGGGCGAGTGAGCGTGGTAATACCCGTGCTGATGAACGAATGGAGATCTTCAGTGCGCCTCGGCAAGGTGTAGATACGGACAAAGAGCAAAAGGCCTCAAAATACGGCCTACGCCCCTATATGGTTGGTACGTCTCGGGCCAAGGACCTGTGGATTGAGGGGCGGCTGCCGTTGACGGGGAACGGTCCCGGTCGGATGCACTTTTACAAAACGGTGCGCCCCGATTATTTCCGGCAGATCACTGCCGAAGTGAAGGCGCCGAGCCGGCTACACCACTACCGCAAGGTCTGGCAGAAAAAGTCCGGCCAACCCAACGAAGGTACCGACTGCGAGACGTATGCGTTGCACGCGGCCCGCTCCCTGAAAACGCACTTGATGCGCGAGCATGACTGGGCAGGGCTCGATGCACAGATCCGTCAGGGGGCGTTGTTTGACCCGCCCGAGTCTGATCAATCCGAGACAGATCCCGATCCCGATACGGACGGGGGTAATCCGGAACCAACACCGCCAGTCGAACCACCCAATCTCCCGCCCTCTGGCGGGAGAGTTGTTTCTGGGCGCCGTAGTGCAATGCGCGTGCTCTCCCAACGCAGGAATTAA
- a CDS encoding phage holin family protein has protein sequence MTNEQQALAEMPIWLVIVLALVGGVSGEMWRADKEGTRGWALIRRLALRSGACVVCGVSAIMLLYAAGMSIWTSGALGCLTAMAGADVAIGLYERWAAKRLGLREAQANGEAGP, from the coding sequence ATGACGAACGAACAGCAAGCGCTGGCAGAAATGCCGATCTGGTTAGTGATCGTCCTGGCCCTGGTGGGCGGTGTGTCGGGCGAGATGTGGCGAGCGGACAAGGAAGGGACGCGTGGTTGGGCATTGATCCGACGATTGGCCCTTCGGTCCGGCGCCTGCGTGGTGTGCGGGGTATCGGCGATCATGCTGCTGTATGCGGCAGGCATGTCGATCTGGACGTCCGGTGCGCTGGGATGCCTCACGGCGATGGCAGGGGCAGACGTAGCGATCGGGCTGTACGAGCGCTGGGCGGCCAAGCGCCTTGGTCTGCGTGAAGCGCAAGCCAACGGTGAAGCTGGACCATAA
- a CDS encoding LexA family transcriptional regulator — MNTPAERIAYAISKCGKKASVLAIESNLSAARISQLAQGDGSLKAENLFLFARATGFSAQWLAEGIGDKYDAGALEEGHVLIPQFTAKAGAGPGHTNHHIEDLGGLMFRRDWLTRMGLKEKNLKVIYSTGMSMFPTIADDDVLLIDEGQREPLNGRIYAIQRPDGDISIKRLVHTLTNGWIIRSDNEDKRAYPDESATDTSIGHLLIIGRAVWHAGAL; from the coding sequence ATGAATACTCCAGCAGAAAGAATCGCATACGCCATTTCCAAGTGCGGAAAGAAAGCCAGCGTCTTGGCCATAGAGTCCAACCTGAGTGCTGCCAGAATTAGCCAGTTAGCCCAGGGAGACGGGAGCCTCAAGGCTGAAAATCTTTTCCTATTCGCACGCGCTACCGGGTTCTCAGCACAGTGGCTTGCCGAAGGCATAGGGGACAAATATGACGCCGGCGCCCTCGAGGAGGGCCATGTGCTGATTCCCCAATTCACCGCCAAGGCGGGTGCAGGCCCGGGTCACACAAACCACCACATAGAAGACCTCGGCGGCCTAATGTTTAGGAGAGACTGGCTTACCCGAATGGGCTTGAAGGAAAAGAACCTCAAGGTCATCTACAGCACAGGAATGAGCATGTTCCCGACCATTGCTGATGATGATGTGCTGCTGATTGACGAAGGCCAGCGGGAGCCATTGAACGGCAGAATCTATGCAATTCAGCGCCCAGACGGAGACATCAGCATCAAGCGCTTAGTCCACACGCTCACCAACGGTTGGATAATTCGAAGCGACAACGAGGACAAACGCGCCTATCCGGATGAGAGCGCGACCGATACAAGCATTGGTCATCTACTCATCATCGGACGGGCCGTATGGCACGCTGGAGCCCTCTAG
- a CDS encoding excisionase — protein sequence MSLPNWVMISRAAELTGYSEDAIRHKVKNGTWAQGRVWRKTPDGRIAINMTEYDKWAESAPQEAA from the coding sequence ATGAGTCTCCCAAACTGGGTAATGATCAGCCGCGCCGCGGAACTCACCGGCTATAGCGAAGACGCTATCCGCCACAAAGTGAAGAACGGCACCTGGGCCCAAGGTCGTGTCTGGCGCAAGACTCCGGACGGCCGCATTGCAATCAACATGACGGAGTATGACAAGTGGGCCGAGAGCGCACCTCAGGAAGCGGCCTAG
- a CDS encoding Cro/CI family transcriptional regulator: MLTTEVIAFFGGKSKVAAALKVSPAAVSQWGSEPPQSRQYQVQVLTDGKLRATDKASSQQAA, translated from the coding sequence ATGCTCACGACAGAAGTAATCGCCTTCTTCGGAGGGAAATCTAAAGTGGCTGCGGCTCTGAAAGTCTCCCCCGCTGCAGTATCGCAATGGGGCTCTGAGCCGCCGCAGTCACGCCAGTACCAGGTTCAAGTGCTTACAGATGGAAAGCTCAGGGCGACAGATAAAGCGTCAAGCCAGCAGGCCGCTTGA
- a CDS encoding pyocin activator PrtN family protein has product MTASLQRELRLPIAPRSQTVDLLYRTLGDLLVPVEQVRERYFSNLNQDNFTRALTSGRVALPITTLDTSAKRPRFIDIRHLAIFIDTQADAADEVLNPSQTRDDILTDTLR; this is encoded by the coding sequence ATGACGGCCTCCTTACAGCGCGAACTGCGCCTGCCGATAGCGCCCAGAAGTCAAACCGTTGACCTGCTGTACCGAACCCTCGGGGATCTGCTCGTCCCCGTCGAACAGGTACGTGAACGTTACTTCAGCAATCTAAACCAAGACAACTTCACTCGCGCACTGACAAGTGGCCGTGTAGCGCTGCCCATCACCACTCTGGATACCAGCGCAAAGCGCCCCCGTTTTATCGATATCCGCCATCTGGCGATCTTCATTGATACGCAGGCCGATGCCGCAGATGAGGTGCTCAACCCCAGCCAGACGAGAGATGACATTTTAACCGACACACTTCGATAA
- a CDS encoding phage antirepressor KilAC domain-containing protein has translation MSLSLKRVAERLGLGHRELMKRMRDKGLLDQHNLPTNPALTKDFLVTRESRWFHEKHGMQYKRTTRVTDIGISWLARQIGIERPAPPAVPDPREVA, from the coding sequence ATGAGCCTATCCCTCAAACGCGTAGCGGAACGCCTAGGTTTGGGTCACCGCGAACTGATGAAACGCATGCGCGACAAAGGCTTGCTGGATCAACACAACCTGCCAACCAACCCTGCCTTGACCAAAGACTTTTTGGTCACCCGTGAGAGTCGCTGGTTTCACGAGAAGCATGGCATGCAATACAAGCGCACCACGCGCGTGACCGACATTGGTATTTCCTGGCTGGCCAGGCAGATCGGCATTGAGCGCCCAGCCCCACCCGCCGTGCCTGACCCGCGAGAAGTCGCGTAA
- a CDS encoding phage regulatory CII family protein, with protein MNRKQFNSIERARRSLLTLPQALLHAARDYPGGATAIAAIDGGNATTLNHKLSLTNTSHTPNIGDLELVLDATRDPRIVDALLHPIGWVGIDVSELSDTDTAQSLMAGIGELLSREGELATHVSTSLSDDKLDDDELAEFELLAERMVQAVFKLRAVLRKMHAEDLTYV; from the coding sequence ATGAACCGTAAACAGTTCAATTCCATTGAGCGCGCACGGCGTTCGCTGTTGACTCTACCGCAAGCTTTGCTTCACGCCGCACGTGATTATCCGGGCGGAGCCACTGCCATTGCCGCTATCGACGGCGGCAACGCCACCACCCTCAATCATAAGCTGAGCCTGACCAACACCAGTCACACGCCTAACATTGGCGATCTTGAATTGGTGCTGGATGCCACGCGCGATCCGCGCATCGTAGACGCGTTGCTGCATCCCATCGGTTGGGTGGGAATCGACGTTTCCGAGTTGAGCGACACCGACACGGCGCAGTCGCTAATGGCAGGCATTGGCGAGTTGCTTTCTCGTGAGGGGGAGTTAGCCACGCATGTATCGACCTCATTGTCCGATGACAAATTGGACGATGACGAACTAGCTGAGTTTGAACTGCTGGCCGAGCGGATGGTGCAGGCGGTGTTTAAGTTGCGCGCAGTGCTCCGCAAGATGCATGCGGAGGATCTGACCTATGTCTGA
- a CDS encoding phage portal protein produces the protein MSRAPKVPEPTLLDKAITWLSPERGAKRMHARLTMTALGGYSGASKSKRTLSAWTPTAGSAAADLLPDLPTLRERCRDLERNNPIGGGAINTVTTKTVGTGLALKSVVNRSILGWDEDQAREWQRKTESLFKSWAETTCCDITREQNFYGLQDLTWRSVLSSGDVFTLLTHKEQPGQHYSACIQLIEADRVCNPSNKADTEALTAGIERDADGAPIRAHILRSHPGALGVKERVWDDRPFFNERGGRVLLHVYRRRRVGQPRGVPYLAPVIEKLKQLDRYTDAELEAAVVSAFFAVFIKPGQGGNLSPLASAVSGNTPVGGDKPAGRDQGGWDGSLSGGIVAELDDGASIDTASPGRPNMAFDPFVLAMLRQIGMALELPYEVLIKHFTASYTAARAAVMEAWQFVRGCRDFLGQHFCQPVYEHWLEEAVAQGDIEAPGFFDHPLLRYAYSGSLWVGDGPGTVDPLKDINAAEKRIDIGVSTLAKESMLYDGSDWEENHEQRALEVKRRRDDGLSVSPTARPEDEPAANPDLPERT, from the coding sequence ATGAGCCGCGCGCCGAAAGTGCCAGAGCCGACGCTGCTGGATAAGGCCATCACCTGGCTCAGCCCCGAGCGCGGCGCCAAGCGCATGCACGCCCGGTTGACCATGACTGCCTTGGGCGGTTACAGCGGCGCGTCGAAGTCCAAGCGCACGTTGAGCGCCTGGACCCCGACGGCAGGCAGTGCGGCAGCAGATCTGCTGCCCGACTTGCCCACGCTTCGCGAACGCTGCCGAGACCTTGAACGCAACAACCCCATCGGTGGTGGTGCGATCAATACGGTGACGACGAAAACGGTCGGCACCGGCCTGGCGCTTAAGTCAGTGGTCAATCGCTCGATTTTGGGCTGGGACGAAGACCAAGCCAGGGAGTGGCAGCGCAAAACCGAATCGCTGTTCAAGTCCTGGGCGGAAACCACCTGCTGCGACATCACCCGCGAGCAGAATTTCTATGGTCTGCAGGATCTGACCTGGCGATCTGTGCTGAGCAGCGGTGACGTCTTTACGTTGCTCACGCACAAAGAACAACCGGGTCAGCACTACTCGGCGTGCATCCAACTGATTGAGGCCGACCGGGTTTGTAACCCTAGCAATAAGGCCGACACGGAAGCCCTCACGGCCGGCATTGAGCGTGACGCCGATGGTGCTCCGATCAGGGCTCACATTTTGCGCAGTCACCCGGGGGCACTCGGCGTCAAAGAGCGCGTTTGGGATGATCGTCCGTTCTTCAATGAGCGTGGCGGTCGCGTGCTGCTGCATGTGTACCGGCGTCGTCGGGTGGGCCAGCCACGCGGTGTGCCGTACTTGGCGCCGGTGATCGAGAAGCTCAAGCAGTTGGACCGTTACACCGATGCCGAGCTGGAAGCGGCGGTGGTGTCTGCGTTCTTCGCCGTGTTCATCAAACCGGGGCAGGGCGGCAATCTGAGCCCTCTGGCATCGGCCGTCAGCGGCAACACCCCGGTGGGTGGCGATAAACCCGCCGGGCGCGACCAGGGCGGTTGGGACGGCTCACTCAGTGGCGGCATTGTCGCCGAACTGGACGACGGTGCGTCGATTGATACCGCATCACCCGGTCGCCCGAACATGGCATTCGATCCGTTCGTACTCGCCATGCTTCGACAGATCGGCATGGCCCTGGAGCTGCCTTACGAGGTGCTGATCAAGCACTTTACCGCCAGTTACACCGCCGCACGTGCTGCGGTGATGGAGGCTTGGCAGTTCGTTCGCGGTTGCCGTGATTTCCTGGGCCAACATTTCTGCCAGCCCGTGTACGAGCATTGGCTTGAAGAGGCCGTGGCACAGGGAGACATTGAGGCTCCTGGGTTTTTCGACCACCCGTTGCTGCGCTATGCGTACAGCGGGTCGCTGTGGGTGGGTGATGGTCCTGGCACCGTTGATCCTCTCAAAGACATCAATGCCGCCGAAAAGCGCATCGATATTGGTGTCAGCACGCTCGCCAAGGAATCCATGCTTTACGACGGCAGCGACTGGGAAGAGAACCACGAACAGCGTGCGCTTGAAGTGAAGCGTAGGCGCGATGACGGCCTATCCGTGTCACCAACGGCTCGCCCCGAGGATGAGCCTGCGGCCAATCCTGATCTACCTGAACGGACCTAA